The Janthinobacterium tructae genome contains the following window.
AGCGGCGCCTGGGGCTGGGCCGAGGAGGGCGAAAGCCCCGATGTGCGCGCACTGGCTTCGTGCCAGCGCCGCAGCAGCCTGCCGTGCCAGTTGTATTCGGTCGATGAAAGCGTGGTTTGGCCGGGCGCCAGCGCCGTCGGCGGTGCGCAATAGGCTGCCGCGCACGATAGTTGTCGCCGAAACGGGGGATGGGCGAATATACTAGGCGAAAAGGGAGGCGTTGCGCTTCCCGTCCGCCCTTATTATCCAGCGAGAATTCATCCTTATGGCGTCATCCCCAGAAAACCTCAGCATGGCCGTGTTTTGCGACTTCGAGAACGTCGCGCTCGGCGTGCGAGATGCAAATTACGAAAAATTCGATATCAAGCCCATCCTCGAACGCTTGCTGCTCAAGGGCAGCATCGTTGTCAAGAAGGCATATTGCGACTGGGACCGTTATAAAAGTTTCAAGGGCACCATGCACGAAGCGAACTTCGAGCTGATCGAAATTCCCCACGTGCGCCAGTCCGGCAAGAATTCGGCCGACATCCGCCTGGTGGTCGACGCACTGGACCTGTGCTACACCAAGGCCCACGTGAACACCTTCGTCATCATCAGTGGCGATTCCGATTTTTCGCCGCTGGTGTCGAAACTGCGCGAAAACGCCAAGCAGGTGATCGGCGTGGGCGTCAAGCAGTCGACCTCCGACCTGCTGGTGGCGAACTGCGATGAATTCATTTTCTACGATGACCTGGTGCGCGAGAGCCGCCGCACGGCCGCCAAGCGCGACGCGCGCGAAAGCCCGGCTGCTGCCGGCAAGCGCTCGCCCGACGAAGAAGTGCGCCGCAAGGAAAAATACGAGTCGCGCAAGACGGAAGCGATCGAGATGGCCGTCGAGACGTTCGACGCGCTGGTGTCCGAACGGGGCGACAGCGGCAAGATCTGGGCTTCGATGCTGAAAGAAGCGATCAAGCGCCGCAAGCCGGACTTCAGCGAATCGTATTACGGTTTCCGCACCTTCGGCAATCTGCTGGAAGAAGCGCAGACGCGCGGTTTGCTGGAATTTGGCCGCGACGAGAAATCGGGCGCCTATGTCTACCGCAGCAGCGGCCTGGTGGCCGTGCCCGCCGCCGTGAACGCGGAAGCCGCCAGCGAGACCATCGCCAGCGGCGAGACCGGCGCGACGGCAGAAGAGGGCAACAGCCGCGAAGGCGGCAGCCGCCGCGATTCGCGCCGCAATGGCCGTGGCGGCCGCAAGCAGAACGAGCAACGCCGCGGCGAGTCCGCGCCACAGGCCTTCGTGCCGGTGGCTGAGGCCGAATCGGCTGTCATCGAGCAGTATGCGCCGGCGCCGCAGCCGGAAGTGCTGCACGAGGTGGCCGAAGCCGTGGAAGCGGTGGGCGAGGTGGTGGCAGAGGGCAACGCCAAGCGCGGTTCGCGCCGCAATGGCCGTGGCGGCCGCAAGAATGGCGACGGCGCCCGTGAAGCGCGCGCCGAGGCCGTCGAGGTGGCGGTGGTGGAAGCCATGCCCGTGCCTGAACCTGTCGCTGAAGTGATGGTGGAAACCGTCGCCGAAGCCAAGACCAAGGCCAAGCCGCGCACGCCGGCCCGCAAGGCGGCAGCCTCGAAAAAGCCGGCCAAGAAGGCGGTTGACGTCGTCGTGGAAGCGGCGCCTGTGATTGAGGCGGCGCCGGTGGAAGTGGCCGTCGTGGCGGAAGACAAGCCGGCCAAGGCGCCGCGCAAGACCCCGGCACGCCGTCCCGCGCGCAAGAAGGCGGAAGAAGCTTGATTGAAACCCCAAAGCAAGAACTGGGGGCAGAGCCGTCGGGTCTGACCCCGGAGTTTTGCTGCGTCTCCATGCGCAGGGCTTAGCCATGTACCACGGCGAACGCTTCAACAGCATTTCCCATACGGTGGGCGCCGCGCTGGCGGCCATCGGCGGCGTCATCCTGATCGTCGCGGCGGCCCGCACGGGCGACCCCTGGAAAATCGTCAGCTGCAGCGTGTATGCGGCCATGCTGCTGACCTTGTACCTCACGTCCACCCTGTATCACAGCGTGCGCGGCAAGGCCAAGGCCGTGCTGCAGCGACTCGACCACTGCGCCATCTATCTGCTCATCGCGGGAACCTATACGCCCTTCATGCTGGTGACCCTGCGCGGGCCGTGGGGCTGGTCGCTGTTCGGCGTCGTCTGGGGCCTGGCGCTGTTTGGCATCGTGCAGGAATATGTGTACGCGAAAGGCGCGCGCATCCTGTCGCTGGTGATTTACGTGGCCATGGGCTGGCTGGTCGTCATCGGCATCAAGCCGCTGCTGGCGGCGCTCGAGTGGAACGGTTTCCTGTGGCTGGTGGCAGGCGGGCTGTGCTACACGGGCGGCATCGCTTTCTACGCCACCGACCACAAGCTGCGCCATGGTCACGGCATCTGGCATTTGTTCGTGCTGGCCGGCAGTAGCTGTCATTTTATCGCCATTTTGTTCTACGTTGCCTGACGTAGCCGCTCGCCCTCACTGTTGCCGTCATTCCATTATAATGGCGCGATCTGTGAAACAAGGGCAAGAATGGATATCAACTCGGACGACCTGAAAATCTTCGTCACCGTCATCGACAGCGGCACCCTGAGCGCGGCTGCCGTGCACCTGGGGCAAACCACCTCGGGCGTCAGCCGCGCCCTGTCGCGTCTGGAAGACAAGCTGGCCACCTCGCTGCTGACGCGCACCACGCGGCGCATGGAGCTGACGGAAGAGGGGCAGCTGTTCCTGGACAAGGCGCGCGCCATCCTCGCCTCGATGGAAGACGTGGAGGAATCGATCCGCATCCGCCGCCAGAAGCCGGCCGGGCGCCTGTCCGTGGATGCCGCCTCGCCCTTCATGCTGCATTGCGTGGTGCCCCATGTGGCCGAGTTTCGCGCCATGTACCCGGACATCCGCCTGGAGCTGACCAGCAACGACCAGATCGCCGACCTGCTCGAGCACCGTACCGACATCGCCATCCGCATCGGCGCCCTGGTCGACTCGACCCTGCATGCGCGCCCGCTCAGTGCCAGTCCCCTGCACGTGCTG
Protein-coding sequences here:
- the trhA gene encoding PAQR family membrane homeostasis protein TrhA → MYHGERFNSISHTVGAALAAIGGVILIVAAARTGDPWKIVSCSVYAAMLLTLYLTSTLYHSVRGKAKAVLQRLDHCAIYLLIAGTYTPFMLVTLRGPWGWSLFGVVWGLALFGIVQEYVYAKGARILSLVIYVAMGWLVVIGIKPLLAALEWNGFLWLVAGGLCYTGGIAFYATDHKLRHGHGIWHLFVLAGSSCHFIAILFYVA
- a CDS encoding NYN domain-containing protein, translated to MASSPENLSMAVFCDFENVALGVRDANYEKFDIKPILERLLLKGSIVVKKAYCDWDRYKSFKGTMHEANFELIEIPHVRQSGKNSADIRLVVDALDLCYTKAHVNTFVIISGDSDFSPLVSKLRENAKQVIGVGVKQSTSDLLVANCDEFIFYDDLVRESRRTAAKRDARESPAAAGKRSPDEEVRRKEKYESRKTEAIEMAVETFDALVSERGDSGKIWASMLKEAIKRRKPDFSESYYGFRTFGNLLEEAQTRGLLEFGRDEKSGAYVYRSSGLVAVPAAVNAEAASETIASGETGATAEEGNSREGGSRRDSRRNGRGGRKQNEQRRGESAPQAFVPVAEAESAVIEQYAPAPQPEVLHEVAEAVEAVGEVVAEGNAKRGSRRNGRGGRKNGDGAREARAEAVEVAVVEAMPVPEPVAEVMVETVAEAKTKAKPRTPARKAAASKKPAKKAVDVVVEAAPVIEAAPVEVAVVAEDKPAKAPRKTPARRPARKKAEEA
- a CDS encoding LysR family transcriptional regulator translates to MDINSDDLKIFVTVIDSGTLSAAAVHLGQTTSGVSRALSRLEDKLATSLLTRTTRRMELTEEGQLFLDKARAILASMEDVEESIRIRRQKPAGRLSVDAASPFMLHCVVPHVAEFRAMYPDIRLELTSNDQIADLLEHRTDIAIRIGALVDSTLHARPLSASPLHVLATPAYLARHGEPATPEALSGHALLGFAQYDLGNNWPLRHAAGNSLQIVPALAASSGETLRQLALHDQGIVCLSDFMTKDDIAAGRLVPVLQPFYTGYRQQIHAVYYRNTQLAQRISCFLEFLQQKL